Proteins from a single region of Candidatus Krumholzibacteriia bacterium:
- a CDS encoding NHL repeat-containing protein — MESATAPAVPRRFRLAGPLVVLLALTAAGGGAAELRLVEAERFELPYPDYVEPVAVAAGPLGQLFIADRGRGTVLRVGAGGRVEYEFESPSAQPGLQPLDLEVTGFQVYVLDALSKSLLRFTQEGGYLDLLQNFTGRTSGMPTALSVDGTGRVLVVDPSRHAVLLVDEEQQIESVIGGFGARPGELSRPTGVAFAAHGAFYVADTGNRRVQRYDEVGNYAGTLVTSLVEPRGLATSSDGVVFVADAGGSVHALTTRPEDLRQHAVLELPGLQPVDVSVQGETLWVLSRQPRLLLRVDIVRGQ, encoded by the coding sequence GTGGAATCCGCCACCGCGCCCGCGGTGCCGCGCCGGTTCCGTCTTGCCGGCCCCTTGGTGGTCCTCCTCGCCCTGACAGCGGCGGGGGGCGGCGCGGCGGAGCTGCGCTTGGTGGAGGCGGAGCGCTTCGAGCTCCCCTATCCCGACTACGTCGAACCGGTCGCCGTGGCCGCGGGTCCCCTGGGCCAGCTCTTCATCGCCGACCGCGGCCGGGGCACGGTGCTCCGGGTCGGTGCCGGCGGCCGGGTGGAATACGAGTTCGAGTCGCCCTCCGCACAGCCCGGGCTGCAGCCGCTGGATCTCGAGGTCACTGGCTTCCAGGTGTATGTCCTCGACGCGCTGTCGAAGTCGTTGCTCCGCTTCACCCAGGAGGGCGGCTACCTCGACCTGCTGCAGAACTTTACCGGCCGCACCTCGGGCATGCCGACCGCTTTGTCCGTCGACGGGACCGGTCGCGTGCTCGTGGTGGATCCGAGCCGCCACGCCGTCTTGCTGGTGGACGAGGAGCAGCAGATCGAGAGCGTGATCGGTGGCTTCGGAGCGCGGCCGGGAGAGCTGTCCCGCCCCACCGGCGTGGCCTTCGCGGCGCACGGGGCCTTCTACGTGGCTGACACCGGCAACCGGCGCGTCCAGCGCTACGACGAGGTGGGGAACTATGCCGGCACCCTGGTGACCTCCCTCGTCGAGCCGCGCGGTCTGGCCACGAGCAGCGACGGCGTCGTCTTCGTCGCCGACGCGGGTGGATCGGTGCACGCGCTCACGACGCGCCCGGAGGACCTGCGGCAGCACGCCGTGCTCGAGCTCCCGGGCCTGCAGCCCGTGGACGTGAGCGTGCAGGGCGAGACCCTGTGGGTGCTGTCGCGCCAGCCGCGGCTCTTGCTGCGGGTGGACATCGTGCGGGGGCAGTGA